The nucleotide window TACATCCTCAAAGACAACAAAGACGAAAAAAAACTCAGAGAAATCCGAAAAATCGCTGAACTAGCAGATATCCACTATGTCCGTCAAAAACAACAACTAGGCCTCGGACATGCCGTTCTCTGCGCCGAAAAACATGTTGGAACCCAACCCTTCGCTGTTCTCCTCGGTGATGATATCGTCTTTTCAACGACACCCTGTACCAAACAACTCATTCAACAATACAACAAACACAAAGTCTCTATTATCGCTGTCGAACCGGTACCCGACACCCATATCCATACCTATGGGGTCATCAAATATGATGATCCTATTGATGATAAACTCTACCCTATCGTTGATCTCGTAGAAAAACCAACAAAAGAACAGGCCCCCTCAAACCTGGGAATCCTCGGACGATATATCCTTACCCCAGCAATTTTTGACTGTATACGAAACACCAAACCAGGGTATGGTGGCGAAATACAACTCACTGACGCACTGAAAGAACTCCTTAAAGAAGAACCCATTTATGCCTATGAATTTTATGGAACACGATATGATCTCGGAAATAAAATGGACTGGCTTAAAACCACGATTGATGTTGCGTTAATGCGCCAGGAATTCCGGGAGGAACTCCTCGAGTTTCTCAAACAAAAAATAACATCCTAAACTGGAGTTGATACATATATGAAATGTCTTGTAACCGGTGGCGCTGGGTTCATTGGCTCCCATCTCTGCGAACATCTCCTTCAAAACAACTATCAAATCACCTGTGTAGATAATCTCATCACCGGATCACTACGCAATATCAACCACCTCGTCAAACATGATCATTTTACATTTATCAACCATAATATCACCACACCATTATCCCATCCTGAACCTCTCGATGAAATCTATCATTTTGCCTCACCAGCATCACCTGTTGATTACTATAAATATCCCATAGAAACACTCAGAGTTGGTTCGATAGGCACCGAAGAAATGCTGAACCTAGCCCTGCAGAAAAAAGCCCGTTTTCTCCTCGCTTCAACCTCAGAGGTATATGGAGATCCAGAAATCAACCCCCAACCTGAGGAATACTGGGGACATGTCAACCCCATCGGCCCCCGATCCATCTACGATGAAGCAAAACGATATGCAGAAGCCTGCACCATGGCCTACCACCGAAAATACCATATTAACACCCGCATTGCCCGCATATTCAACACCTACGGACCCCGAATGAAAGAAGATGATGGA belongs to bacterium and includes:
- the galU gene encoding UTP--glucose-1-phosphate uridylyltransferase GalU; translation: MKCVIPAAGFGTRFLPMTKNSPKEMLPLVDKPAIQYVIEEAVDSGINDILIITGRGKRAIEDHFDIAFELEYILKDNKDEKKLREIRKIAELADIHYVRQKQQLGLGHAVLCAEKHVGTQPFAVLLGDDIVFSTTPCTKQLIQQYNKHKVSIIAVEPVPDTHIHTYGVIKYDDPIDDKLYPIVDLVEKPTKEQAPSNLGILGRYILTPAIFDCIRNTKPGYGGEIQLTDALKELLKEEPIYAYEFYGTRYDLGNKMDWLKTTIDVALMRQEFREELLEFLKQKITS